Proteins encoded by one window of Nocardia goodfellowii:
- a CDS encoding CGNR zinc finger domain-containing protein: protein MPAEFPDFRLGSVLATSFTATLTERQGDSLERIPTPQRLVDWLTVSGLAVDSCTTAQLELARELREAIHLAATAAALREALPASAVRVINDRSMQGRAAAVLTPDRNRRWQLSSGSCVEDALGVIAADAISIIAGERDGKLALCASPTCRAAFFDTSQSRTRKWCDMNTCGNRQKKARFNANHPKNIKA from the coding sequence ATGCCTGCCGAGTTCCCGGACTTTCGTCTCGGTAGCGTGCTCGCGACCAGCTTTACGGCGACTCTCACGGAGCGTCAGGGCGACTCGCTCGAGCGCATTCCCACGCCGCAGCGACTCGTCGACTGGCTGACAGTGAGCGGCCTTGCCGTCGATTCCTGCACGACCGCCCAGCTCGAACTCGCTCGGGAACTGCGAGAAGCGATTCACCTCGCCGCGACGGCGGCCGCGCTGCGGGAGGCGCTGCCCGCGTCCGCGGTTCGAGTCATCAATGACCGCAGCATGCAGGGTCGGGCCGCGGCTGTGCTGACGCCCGACCGCAACCGTCGATGGCAACTCAGCTCGGGTTCTTGCGTAGAGGACGCCCTAGGCGTAATCGCTGCCGACGCGATCAGCATCATCGCAGGCGAAAGAGACGGAAAATTGGCCCTGTGCGCATCGCCGACCTGCCGCGCCGCCTTCTTCGACACCAGCCAAAGTCGCACCCGCAAATGGTGTGACATGAACACGTGCGGGAATCGTCAGAAGAAGGCGCGATTCAACGCCAACCACCCCAAGAACATCAAAGCCTGA
- a CDS encoding DUF3558 domain-containing protein, which produces MQQNVRSRVRKFCGVVLGAVLVAGTGCQISGTPTTAPRPTVLGSDTPPAATPPWTLAELVNHPCTMLGPDDLTRFGITGSGEPALNSKPSYCRWRTPGAETGGARMVFAPNPWERFGSLEEIKREEANFRTLQIAGRAAFLVDRHRESQRNCMIWVQVASGGLFQVEYIPESPVAGQDVCGPAIELAGTIAGRIR; this is translated from the coding sequence ATGCAGCAGAATGTCCGTAGCCGGGTTCGTAAGTTCTGTGGGGTGGTGCTGGGGGCGGTGCTTGTCGCCGGTACCGGTTGCCAGATTTCCGGGACCCCGACGACTGCACCGCGGCCGACGGTGCTCGGCTCCGATACGCCGCCGGCGGCGACACCGCCGTGGACGTTGGCCGAGCTCGTCAACCATCCGTGCACGATGCTCGGACCCGATGACCTCACCCGTTTCGGGATCACGGGCTCCGGAGAACCGGCGTTGAACTCCAAGCCCAGCTACTGTCGCTGGCGGACGCCCGGAGCCGAAACGGGCGGCGCGCGAATGGTTTTCGCGCCGAACCCGTGGGAGCGGTTCGGAAGTCTCGAAGAGATCAAACGCGAGGAAGCGAATTTCCGGACCTTGCAGATCGCGGGACGGGCCGCCTTCCTGGTCGATCGGCACCGAGAAAGCCAGCGTAACTGCATGATCTGGGTTCAGGTCGCCTCCGGCGGGCTCTTCCAGGTGGAGTACATCCCCGAATCGCCGGTCGCGGGTCAGGACGTCTGTGGTCCGGCGATCGAGCTCGCCGGAACGATCGCGGGGCGAATACGGTGA
- a CDS encoding CsbD family protein, with protein MSTADKAQNKADDLAGKAKEKFGEATDDQDLKNEGKGDQIKSNLKDAGEKVKDAFRN; from the coding sequence ATGAGCACAGCTGACAAGGCCCAGAACAAGGCCGACGACCTCGCCGGCAAGGCGAAGGAAAAGTTCGGCGAGGCCACTGACGACCAAGACCTGAAGAACGAGGGCAAGGGCGATCAGATCAAGTCCAACCTCAAGGACGCGGGCGAGAAGGTCAAAGACGCCTTCCGCAACTGA
- a CDS encoding TetR/AcrR family transcriptional regulator — protein sequence MRTHGWSGAKPADDTEAIARILAAAKAVIERSGAEFTIAEVARDLGITRQTVYRYFPNAEALLTATAIAETGAFLDVLAEHLGHIRDPAAAVVEGIAYTLERIPEDKYLGLLLGPNSTNAASADVTSDIALALGRSILQRFDIDWAAAGLTDTGLDELVEHMLRIVQSFVIDPGRPPRHGERLRAYLTTWVAPALSREQIPLAGR from the coding sequence ATGCGAACTCACGGGTGGTCGGGTGCGAAGCCGGCCGACGACACCGAGGCGATCGCGCGCATCCTGGCCGCCGCCAAGGCGGTAATCGAGCGCTCCGGTGCGGAATTCACCATCGCCGAGGTCGCCCGGGATCTGGGCATCACTCGCCAGACGGTGTATCGCTACTTCCCGAACGCCGAAGCGCTGCTGACCGCCACCGCGATCGCCGAGACCGGCGCTTTCCTCGATGTCCTCGCCGAACACCTGGGTCATATCCGCGATCCGGCAGCGGCCGTCGTCGAAGGAATCGCCTACACCCTCGAGCGGATACCCGAAGACAAATACCTCGGCCTGCTCCTCGGTCCGAACAGCACGAACGCCGCTTCGGCGGATGTCACCTCAGATATAGCACTGGCTTTGGGTCGCTCGATCTTGCAACGGTTCGACATCGACTGGGCCGCTGCCGGACTCACCGACACCGGTCTCGACGAACTGGTCGAGCACATGCTCCGAATCGTCCAGTCGTTCGTCATCGATCCGGGTCGTCCACCGCGGCACGGCGAACGCCTCCGCGCTTACCTCACCACGTGGGTTGCCCCCGCTCTCTCCCGCGAGCAGATTCCTCTCGCCGGCAGATAA
- a CDS encoding epoxide hydrolase family protein has product MPCPTSDVQAFEIHASDADLDDLRARLAAARLPEAETVSRAGPRRWDQGVPLADLTEVVDYWRTEYDWRPFEARLNRMGQFRTTIDDLGIHFLHRRSARADATPLILTHGWPDSIVRFIDVVDELAEPEDPGTPAFHVVVPSLPGFGYSDKPATTGWGTEKIAAAWVELMGRLGYGEFAAHGGDWGGNITTVLGGRFPAHVLGIHTTFAEAPPGLSTDGLTTTERAWIEETRHFWHHRAAYAKQQATRPQTIGYSLVDSPVGLLAWILDKFAEWTDTEDSPFETISRDRVLDDVTLYWLTRTGASAARIYYESHNSLDPELRVDVPSALTMYPRDVEKCPRPWAQERYRQIVRWNTPEFGGHFPSLEAPEYFIEDLRAGLAAVLAANQ; this is encoded by the coding sequence ATGCCCTGCCCCACCAGCGACGTGCAAGCATTCGAAATCCACGCGAGCGACGCCGACCTCGATGATCTGCGCGCACGATTGGCCGCGGCGCGGCTACCGGAAGCCGAGACCGTCTCTCGCGCGGGACCTCGCCGATGGGACCAGGGTGTTCCGCTCGCCGACCTCACCGAAGTCGTGGACTACTGGCGGACCGAATACGACTGGCGGCCGTTCGAAGCGCGACTGAACCGAATGGGCCAGTTCCGCACCACAATCGACGATCTCGGCATCCACTTCCTGCACCGCCGCTCCGCGCGCGCGGATGCCACTCCCCTGATCTTGACGCACGGCTGGCCGGACAGCATTGTTCGATTCATCGATGTGGTCGACGAACTGGCCGAGCCGGAAGATCCAGGGACACCGGCGTTCCACGTCGTGGTTCCCTCGCTGCCGGGCTTCGGCTACAGCGACAAGCCCGCCACCACCGGATGGGGAACCGAAAAGATCGCGGCCGCATGGGTGGAGCTGATGGGAAGGCTCGGCTACGGCGAGTTCGCCGCGCACGGCGGCGACTGGGGCGGCAATATCACCACCGTCCTCGGCGGCAGGTTCCCGGCGCACGTTCTCGGCATCCATACCACCTTCGCGGAAGCCCCACCCGGATTGTCCACGGACGGACTGACTACGACCGAGCGTGCATGGATCGAGGAAACTCGCCATTTCTGGCACCACCGCGCGGCATACGCGAAGCAGCAGGCGACTCGACCGCAGACCATCGGCTACTCGCTCGTCGATTCACCGGTCGGACTTCTGGCCTGGATCCTCGACAAGTTCGCTGAATGGACAGATACCGAAGACAGCCCGTTCGAAACGATTTCCCGCGACCGCGTTCTGGACGACGTCACCCTGTATTGGCTGACGCGAACCGGCGCATCGGCAGCCCGCATCTACTACGAAAGCCACAACTCACTCGACCCCGAACTTCGCGTCGACGTCCCGTCAGCACTGACCATGTATCCCCGCGACGTCGAGAAGTGTCCGCGCCCCTGGGCCCAGGAGCGTTATCGACAGATCGTCCGGTGGAATACCCCCGAATTCGGCGGGCATTTCCCGTCTCTGGAAGCGCCGGAATACTTCATCGAAGACCTGCGAGCAGGCCTCGCGGCAGTGCTGGCCGCCAATCAGTGA